The following proteins are co-located in the Planococcus plakortidis genome:
- a CDS encoding NAD kinase gives MKFYIISRSDDLSNRLMEEARTYLEDFGMEWSEEDPQIVLSIGGDGTLLHAFHKYSDRLDAVAFVGIHTGHLGFYADWKPVEIEKLVIAIAKKEFEVIEYPLLEVTVRYRSEQESSTYLALNESTVKSPDVTLVMDVFLNDSHFERFRGDGLCMSTPSGSTAYNKALGGAIIHPSLPAMQLTEMASINNRVFRTVGSPLVLPSHHRCTLLPVKAPDFMVTIDHLQLLHKDVESIEYRVAKEKVRFARFRAFPFWRRVHDSFIDSELSED, from the coding sequence ATGAAATTTTATATCATATCCAGAAGTGATGATCTATCCAATCGATTAATGGAAGAAGCTCGCACGTATTTAGAGGATTTCGGCATGGAATGGAGCGAGGAGGACCCGCAGATCGTTCTGTCGATCGGCGGCGACGGCACCTTATTGCATGCATTCCATAAATACAGTGACCGATTGGATGCCGTGGCATTCGTCGGCATCCACACCGGCCATCTCGGTTTTTACGCCGACTGGAAACCGGTCGAAATCGAAAAGCTCGTGATCGCCATCGCGAAGAAAGAATTTGAAGTCATTGAATACCCATTACTGGAAGTGACTGTGCGTTACCGGAGCGAGCAGGAATCATCCACTTATTTGGCGTTGAATGAATCGACTGTCAAATCGCCGGACGTCACGCTCGTCATGGATGTTTTCTTGAATGACAGCCATTTTGAACGGTTCCGGGGAGACGGCTTGTGCATGTCCACGCCTTCAGGAAGTACAGCCTATAATAAGGCGCTCGGCGGGGCGATCATCCATCCGTCCTTGCCGGCGATGCAACTGACCGAGATGGCGTCGATCAATAACCGGGTCTTCCGGACAGTCGGTTCGCCTTTGGTATTGCCATCGCATCACCGCTGTACATTGCTGCCGGTAAAGGCACCGGATTTCATGGTGACAATCGACCATCTTCAATTGCTGCATAAAGACGTCGAGTCGATCGAATACCGCGTGGCGAAAGAAAAAGTGCGCTTCGCACGTTTCCGTGCCTTCCCGTTCTGGCGCCGTGTGCACGATTCCTTCATCGACAGCGAATTGTCGGAGGATTGA
- a CDS encoding GTP pyrophosphokinase has product MGQWNRFLAPYKQAVDEMKVKFKGMRKQFETNNTNSPIEFVTGRVKPLASIYDKTLEKGLLFEPSEELARNLQDIAGLRMMCQFVGDIETVVELLRQRNDLRIVEEKDYISHEKQSGYRSYHVIVEYPVQTIDGEQLILAEIQIRTLAMNFWASIEHSLNYKYKGVFPDEIKLRLQRAAEAAFQLDEEMTQIRDEIQEAQAYFSEYKESPGTRFPGDAEGGRKDT; this is encoded by the coding sequence ATGGGGCAATGGAATCGTTTTTTAGCGCCGTACAAGCAGGCGGTGGACGAGATGAAAGTGAAATTCAAAGGCATGCGCAAGCAATTCGAAACGAATAACACGAATTCACCGATTGAGTTCGTTACTGGGCGCGTGAAACCGTTGGCGAGCATTTATGACAAGACTTTGGAAAAAGGGCTATTGTTTGAACCATCGGAAGAGTTGGCCCGCAATTTGCAGGACATTGCCGGTTTGCGGATGATGTGCCAATTTGTCGGGGATATCGAAACCGTGGTGGAGCTTTTGCGCCAGCGCAACGATTTGCGCATCGTCGAGGAAAAGGATTATATTTCCCACGAAAAGCAAAGCGGCTATCGTTCGTATCACGTCATCGTGGAGTACCCGGTACAGACCATTGACGGTGAGCAGCTGATCCTTGCGGAAATCCAGATCCGTACCTTAGCGATGAATTTCTGGGCTTCGATCGAACATTCCCTGAATTATAAATATAAAGGCGTGTTTCCTGACGAAATCAAGCTCCGTCTGCAACGTGCAGCGGAGGCGGCATTCCAGCTCGATGAAGAGATGACGCAGATCAGGGATGAAATCCAGGAAGCGCAAGCATATTTCAGTGAATACAAAGAATCCCCAGGCACGCGATTTCCAGGGGACGCAGAAGGAGGCCGAAAGGATACATGA
- a CDS encoding CYTH domain-containing protein, with amino-acid sequence MTKELEIEFKNMLTKDEYSKLLAELNITPTSQTNHYFDTADFQLRDRKAALRLRTVGSRFECTLKTPAVSGNYETTDALGQHQATAMLGLDGFDAPEVSAELERLGVSPSDLVLIGSLTTHRAESEYEGGLLVLDHSEYLGTEDYELEYEVTDEADGKRKFIAFLKEKQIPIRPADKKIARFMKTVGKR; translated from the coding sequence ATGACAAAAGAACTCGAGATCGAATTCAAGAACATGCTGACCAAAGACGAATATAGCAAATTACTGGCGGAGCTAAACATCACCCCGACCAGCCAGACCAACCATTATTTCGACACGGCCGATTTCCAGCTGCGCGACCGGAAGGCGGCCCTGCGCTTGCGCACTGTCGGCAGCCGCTTCGAATGCACCCTTAAAACACCGGCCGTTTCGGGGAACTACGAAACGACGGATGCCTTGGGCCAACACCAAGCTACTGCCATGCTGGGCCTCGACGGGTTCGATGCACCGGAAGTTTCCGCTGAACTCGAACGGCTCGGGGTCTCCCCATCCGATTTGGTACTTATCGGTTCATTGACGACACACCGTGCAGAGAGCGAATACGAAGGCGGGCTCCTCGTGCTGGACCATTCGGAATACTTAGGGACTGAGGATTACGAACTGGAATACGAAGTGACGGATGAAGCCGATGGCAAGCGAAAATTCATCGCTTTCCTTAAAGAGAAACAAATTCCCATACGTCCGGCGGATAAGAAAATCGCGCGTTTCATGAAAACGGTTGGCAAGCGCTGA
- a CDS encoding globin codes for MTGKPLIPYDEIGAETLSKLVDAFYARVSAHPKLAPIFPDDLTETARKQKQFLTQYLGGPNIYSAEHGHPRLKARHHPFPITPDRAQAWLECMNEAMDEIGLSGQFRETFFNRLVLTAHHMVNDYDSEEELE; via the coding sequence ATGACTGGAAAACCGCTTATCCCGTACGATGAAATCGGCGCGGAAACTTTATCAAAATTGGTGGACGCTTTCTATGCACGCGTCTCAGCACATCCGAAACTTGCACCCATTTTCCCTGACGATTTGACCGAAACTGCAAGAAAACAAAAACAGTTCTTGACGCAATACTTAGGCGGCCCGAATATTTACTCAGCTGAACACGGGCACCCGCGCCTTAAAGCACGCCACCATCCATTCCCGATTACGCCAGACCGCGCGCAAGCCTGGCTTGAGTGCATGAATGAAGCGATGGATGAAATCGGGCTCAGCGGCCAATTCCGCGAGACGTTTTTCAACCGCCTCGTTTTGACCGCACACCATATGGTGAACGATTACGACAGTGAGGAGGAGTTGGAGTGA
- a CDS encoding ClpXP adapter SpxH family protein — protein sequence MSNLDLAEDIREHQVSCKPMELYVFMDPMNPACWELQSIIRKLQIEYGHYFSMRMILSTKLSALNTAIKSTDMTGNELEHPALPSVAIKAAELQGKRAGNRFLYKLQEHLFLQSRNVTSYDVLLEIAEEAELDQAEFKDDFHSTHSAKAFQCDLRITREMEISEVPSIVFFNECIEDEGVKVSGLYSYDVYLTILQEMLGKDRLNRQSPPSLDDLFIKYPTMATHEVASIYNISEQTAERELKKQVLQQKLERIPMQDETLWKVK from the coding sequence GTGAGCAACCTGGATCTGGCAGAGGATATCCGTGAACACCAAGTTTCCTGTAAACCGATGGAATTGTACGTGTTCATGGATCCGATGAACCCCGCATGCTGGGAACTTCAATCCATCATCCGCAAATTGCAAATCGAGTATGGGCATTACTTTTCCATGCGGATGATCCTAAGCACAAAATTATCCGCCCTGAATACGGCCATAAAGAGTACCGATATGACAGGCAACGAGCTTGAACATCCCGCACTTCCCTCCGTTGCCATCAAGGCGGCAGAACTCCAGGGAAAACGGGCAGGCAACCGATTCCTGTACAAACTGCAAGAGCATCTCTTCCTGCAATCACGTAATGTCACATCCTACGATGTACTGCTTGAAATAGCGGAAGAAGCGGAATTGGACCAAGCCGAATTTAAAGATGATTTCCACTCGACCCATAGCGCCAAAGCATTTCAATGCGATCTGCGCATCACAAGGGAAATGGAAATTTCCGAAGTGCCAAGCATCGTCTTTTTCAATGAATGCATCGAAGACGAAGGCGTCAAAGTTTCAGGCCTTTATTCATATGACGTCTATTTGACCATCCTACAGGAAATGCTGGGAAAAGACCGGCTCAACCGGCAATCCCCGCCTTCTCTCGATGACCTGTTTATCAAATACCCAACGATGGCTACCCACGAAGTGGCGAGCATCTATAATATCAGCGAACAAACCGCAGAACGTGAACTGAAAAAGCAAGTGCTTCAGCAGAAATTGGAGCGCATCCCAATGCAGGACGAAACTTTGTGGAAAGTAAAATAA